One Mercurialis annua linkage group LG3, ddMerAnnu1.2, whole genome shotgun sequence DNA window includes the following coding sequences:
- the LOC126673735 gene encoding fimbrin-1-like: protein MSSYIGVHISDQWLQSQFTQVELRSLKSKFISLKNQNGKVTAAELPSLMVKLKAFSSAFNEEEIKGILSESFSDLTSEIDFDGFLKAYLNLQGRVTAKSGEPKHGSSFLKATVTTLLHTVNVSEKASYVAHINSYLGDDPFLKQFLPLDPSSNALFDLVRDGVLLCKLINVAVPGTIDERAINTKRVLNTWERNENHTLCLNSAKAIGCTVVNIGSSDMVEGRPHLVLGLISQIIKIQLLADLSLKKTPQLVELVEDNNDVEELMGLAPEKLLLKWMNFNLKKGGYEKQVTNYSSDLKDGKAYAYLLNVLAPEHCNPATLDAKDLTERAKLVLDHAERMNCKSYLRPEDIVEGSPNLNLAFVAQIFHHRNGLSTDNKKISFAERMTDDVQTSREERCFRLWINSLGIATYVNNVFEDVRNGWIFLEVLDKVSPGSVNWKQASKPPIKMPFRKLENCNQVVKIGRQLKLSLVNVGGNDIVQGNKKLILAFLWQLMRNNMLQLLKNLRAHSQGKEVTDADILKWANRKVLSSGRTSQIANFKDKSLSTGIFFLELLSSVEPRVVNWNLVTKGETDEEKRLNATYIISVARKLGCAIFLLPEDIMEVNQKMILTLAASIMYWKLQKAVEEGESSPSGANGSTPDASPAPSISGEDDTSSVGGDVSQLNIDDAASDTTVSSHVENEEAPSLVEAEENIHV from the exons ATGTCGAGTTATATAGGTGTTCATATCTCTGATCAATGGCTTCAGAGTCAGTTCACACAGGTTGAACTTCGCAGCCTTAAATCTAAA TTCATTtcattaaaaaatcaaaatggcAAAGTGACTGCCGCGGAATTGCCCTCGTTGATGGTCAAATTAAAAGCTTTTAGTTCAGCCTTTAATGAGGAGGAGATTAAAGGGATCTTGAGCGAGTCATTCTCTGACCTAACCAGTGAAATTGATTTTGACGGGTTCCTCAAG GCATATCTCAATTTGCAAGGTCGAGTTACTGCAAAATCAGGGGAACCAAAGCATGGTTCATCGTTCCTCAAGGCCACAGTAACTACTCTTCTACATACAGTTAATGTATCAGAAAAGGCGTCATATGTTGCTCACATAAACAGCTATCTTGGAGATGACCCATTTCTAAAGCAGTTTCTTCCCCTAGATCCATCTTCAAATGCTCTATTTGATCTCGTGAGAGATGGAGTCCTTCTATG CAAGCTTATCAATGTTGCTGTGCCGGGCACAATAGATGAACGAGCTATTAACACAAAACGGGTTCTTAATACATGGGAGAGAAATGAAAATCATACACTTTGCCTCAACTCTGCCAAAGCAATTGGCTGCACTGTAGTAAACATCGGCTCTTCGGACATGGTGGAAGGAAGG CCTCATTTGGTGCTTGGATTAATTTCTCAAATTATAAAG ATTCAACTGTTGGCAGATCTTAGCCTTAAGAAGACGCCTCAGCTTGTTGAACTAGTGGAGGATAACAAT GATGTTGAGGAACTTATGGGATTGGCTCCTGAAAAGCTTCTGTTGAAATGGATGAATTTCAATCTGAAGAAAGGAGGCTATGAGAAACAAGTCACAAATTATTCATCTGATCTGAAG GACGGAAAGGCTTATGCATACCTGCTGAATGTGCTTGCGCCAGAACACTGCAATCCAGCTACATTAGATGCCAAGGACCTAACTGAAAGGGCTAAGCTTGTACTTGATCATGCAGAGAGGATGAACTGTAAAAGCTATTTAAGACCAGAAGATATAGTTGAAGGTTCACCAAATCTGAATCTTGCATTCGTGGCACAGATATTTCATCATAG GAATGGTCTTTCTACAGACAACAAAAAGATATCCTTCGCGGAGAGAATGACAGATGATGTGCAAACATCTAGAGAAGAAAGATGCTTCCGACTGTGGATCAACAGCCTTGGGATTGCTACTTATGTTAATAATGTATTTGAAGATGTTAGAAATGG ATGGATATTTTTGGAAGTGCTTGACAAGGTTTCTCCCGGATCAGTTAACTGGAAGCAGGCATCAAAGCCGCCAATAAAGATGCCATTTAGAAAATTGGAGAACTGTAATCAAGTTGTAAAGATTGGAAGACAATTGAAGTTATCTCTTGTCAATGTAGGGGGAAATGATATTGTGCAAGGGAATAAGAAGCTAATTCTTG CTTTCTTATGGCAGTTAATGCGCAATAATATGCTTCAACTGCTGAAGAACTTGAGAGCTCACTCTCAAGGGAAGGAAGTCACTGATGcagatattttaaaatgggCAAATAGGAAGGTTCTAAGTAGTGGCAGAACTTCTCAAATTGCGAACTTCAAG GATAAGAGTCTGTCAACCGGGATATTCTTCCTTGAGCTTCTTAGTTCTGTGGAACCAAGGGTGGTCAATTGGAACCTTGTTACCAAGGGTGAAACTG ATGAAGAAAAGAGATTGAACGCTACATATATAATCAGCGTGGCAAGGAAACTTGGCTGTGCCATTTTCTTGTTGCCCGAGGATATTATGGAG GTTAACCAAAAGATGATTCTCACATTAGCTGCAAGCATAATGTACTGGAAGCTGCAAAAGGCGGTAGAAGAGGGAGAATCATCTCCATCGGGTGCTAATGGGAGTACTCCTGATGCATCCCCGGCTCCATCTATTAGCGGGGAAGATGATACCTCTTCGGTTGGGGGTGATGTTTCACAACTAAATATAGATGATGCTGCCTCTGATACTACCGTCTCGTCACATGTTGAAAATGAAGAAGCTCCTAGTTTGGTGGAAGCAGAAGAGAATATACATGTGTAG
- the LOC126672636 gene encoding glutathione S-transferase T3-like, with translation MSNFGYPPQIPNSSSPPNFQNPPIFSYPFPMFPNSNYYNPAIANQYYNPGMRVDISTPPSEEIKDFDGASSTNQETPKNSSSDAQFPPYSTQQGLENIDLTNDSVEQEKRVPWNIEDDRLLAWLTISTNSITGNAQNNKQFWKRITEYFNNNRKSRPSRACNSVKQHRYWMIPMVNEFNQHYNKLAAEHHSGWSDDQLKQRARELYFQIRKKHFILEHVWVMLKDDPKWKANCPPQHASKKTRLDEFGAYTSSSNPDINIDIDDSEVEIRPIGQKAAKAAKLARIHEHRILTMNTSNMNLEQLENHYMIVDAIKAKYKT, from the exons ATGTCAAATTTTGGATATCCACCACAAATACCCAATTCTAGTTCTCcaccaaattttcaaaatccaCCAATTTTTTCATACCCATTTCCAATGTTTCCAAACTCAAATTATTACAATCCGGCTATAGCAAATCAATACTATAATCCGGGCATGAGAGTTGATATTTCAACACCACCGAGTGAAGAAATAAAAGATTTTGATGGCGCCTCCAGTACCAATCAAGAAACACCAAAAAATTCTTCTTCCGATGCACAATTTCCGCCATATTCTACCCAACAAGGGCTTGAAAATATTGATCTCACGAATGATTCGGTTGAACAAGAAAAGCGTGTTCCGTGGAACATCGAGGATGACCGACTTCTTGCTTGGCTTACAATTTCAACAAATAGCATTACCGGAAATGCCCAAAATAACAAGCAATTTTGGAAAAGGATCACCGAGTACTTCAACAACAATCGAAAATCAAGGCCATCAAGAGCATGTAATTCGGTTAAGCAACATCGGTATTGGATGATTCCGATGGTGAATGAATTCAACCAACATTACAACAAATTAGCGGCGGAACATCATAGCGGATGGAGCGATGATCAACTAAAGCAACGTGCCCGCGagctttattttcaaattcgtAAAAAACATTTTATTCTTGAACATGTGTGGGTTATGTTGAAAGATGATCCAAAATGGAAAGCAAATTGCCCTCCTCAACATGCTTCCAAGAAGACAAGACTTGATGAATTCGGCGCATACACATCTTCATCAAATCCGGATATAAATATCGACATCGATGATAGTGAGGTTGAAATTCGTCCGATTGGTCAAAAGGCGGCAAAGGCGGCAAAG TTAGCAAGGATTCATGAACATCGTATACTAACCATGAATACGAGTAATATGAATCTGGAGCAACTTGAAAATCATTATATGATTGTGGATGCTATTAAAGCTAAATATAAAACATGA